One window from the genome of Carassius carassius chromosome 15, fCarCar2.1, whole genome shotgun sequence encodes:
- the LOC132158419 gene encoding zinc finger protein 521-like has translation MLGFQETRSTGSPKTYSCVACSATFHNLASLLVHQASHASDISQQPESALPTCVSCGSLFTSQDLLEKHHCAMLPTPASPVHTYICDCGEEFSDLTALEDHKKQHGSEDKVKSDLESIPVVPDNKTDSSHPISDQVFHSLSTSHSHEKPLAQNPPTTSDTEIKVNKSSKSADMEGNKSADMKNNESADMGGNESAYMDSCESADMKSNESADMDGNESADMNGNESADIDSNILKPSESHSVTEEQVQLPEQDNDALTSSNVVNHSVQDNEKSPESSEDSAAFNKKSILKMLASAYMSHRQPVQMKQRNLPPRKASPRAPMQPAIIMTIPKPKPLENQSKIKKDNTMVGVKTAKMLPKKSKIISVTQTLCPVVVLETRQKLVGRDNVEGRHQCRLCRRVFQDVDTLIMHHALHKKERVKFCLCCQQFVITIISVPESHVCYDGFSRNHQPLMGNMSLKPISPTDQQAEKMFYCSLCKRGYTRIRSLKKHNCPCKTSLKSPTTVGTSGNVNLQNLEECNRAFLNSKTNQMSTQHIDIGVGTESVKIEEQNTELPIGKKDQTGLKMQLKDQLNPPKTLESVVASVSKAKPTETTKNSVEVPANIVDVKQEESDKLVEKQWTMPLDDAEIDVLIDVDQKDSDEDDLTDVVGDDCDEAEDDVIVEPHEDKEMKSAVPSNGFQVHVTNKGLKRFVCNGCQRSYSRLFTLKEHLRICEARELKLPNVTSSNTAGPIKRFPCPQCGKFFSRKDNMNMHQRKCHPTTNTDSVVSNRTVEPKTPVAQENLFVLSPSTENQAVRQESTPNTSSNRNWGIMSLPSVLPRRVTCECGASFTCPRLLFEHLQQHAQESYICPHCGENLQSWMDFEAHQQLHQSQSSPSEQRAAQQQPHLFSQAQPSRALTRPQQSPGFPEHNIKAQLPGLLAPQHLNNRPIPEALTCNKCKKNFSLRRNLLRHIRLRCSGDTAVQKNHTCSRCGTTFQSPLMLKIHIQSNTCKPAFKPIRCPVCVRWFSCLDGLKRHLVSHSRQSVLTCQICDQNCPTPQALEEHKRNVHRLNSGMRPAEDAKQQLHQAGAQTSPSTPTPFQCHICLRYYPKLQSLKDHLRKVHRPKQPKQTNRSTIEPVRSGPFQCQICDRSYPNIKSLKNHRRRVHHIVGGVFLPSKGTEQNITPSQFQCHICPCSYPDEQSLRNHRRRVHQIVEGHDLSRGITQHILYKCQICQRSYPDAVSLRNHRRRVHRILGPVPETTPPPPPPTTTTNNDTEDVLEQKPIPFL, from the coding sequence ATGCTTGGGTTTCAAGAAACAAGATCTACTGGAAGTCCTAAAACATACAGTTGTGTGGCATGCTCAGCTACTTTTCATAATTTGGCATCACTCCTGGTGCACCAAGCGTCTCATGCAAGTGATATCTCTCAACAGCCAGAATCAGCATTACCTACTTGTGTCAGCTGTGGAAGCTTATTTACGAGCCAAGATCTCCTTGAAAAACACCACTGTGCAATGTTGCCCACTCCAGCATCTCCAGTCCACACCTACATATGTGATTGTGGCGAGGAGTTTAGTGATCTTACAGCTCTTGAAGACCACAAAAAGCAACATGGGTCAGAAGACAAGGTCAAATCAGATTTGGAGAGTATTCCAGTTGTGCCAGATAACAAAACAGACTCCAGCCATCCTATCTCAGACCAAGTTTTTCACAGTCTTTCAACATCCCATTCCCATGAAAAACCCCTTGCACAAAATCCACCTACTACTTCAGACACTGAAATCAAGGTGAACAAATCCAGCAAATCTGCAGACATGGAGGGCAACAAATctgcagacatgaaaaacaatgaaTCTGCAGACATGGGCGGCAATGAATCTGCATATATGGACAGCTGCGAATCTGCAGACATGAAAAGCAACGAATCTGCAGATATGGATGGCAACGAATCTGCAGATATGAATGGCAACGAATCTGCAGACATAGACAGCAACATCTTGAAGCCATCTGAATCCCACAGTGTGACCGAAGAGCAAGTGCAGTTACCTGAGCAAGACAATGATGCTTTAACATCCTCCAACGTGGTAAACCACTCTGTGCAAGACAATGAGAAATCACCAGAATCTAGTGAAGATTCAGCTGCATTTAATAAGAAATCAATCCTGAAGATGCTAGCATCTGCTTACATGAGTCATAGACAACCTGTCCAAATGAAACAGAGGAACTTGCCCCCCAGAAAAGCTTCACCAAGAGCACCAATGCAACCTGCGATCATCATGACAATACCAAAACCCAAGCCACTGGAGAATCAAtcaaagataaaaaaagacaacACCATGGTCGGAGTGAAAACTGCAAAGATGTTGCCTAAGAAGAGCAAGATTATATCTGTGACACAAACTCTCTGTCCTGTGGTGGTTCTTGAAACTCGCCAAAAACTTGTTGGCCGGGACAATGTGGAAGGCAGACATCAGTGCAGACTCTGCCGTAGGGTTTTCCAAGACGTAGACACCTTGATAATGCATCATGCCCTGCATAAAAAAGAACGAGTTAAATTTTGTCTTTGTTGTCAACAATTTGTGATAACCATAATCTCCGTCCCAGAAAGCCATGTCTGCTATGATGGATTTTCTAGAAACCATCAACCTTTGATGGGAAATATGTCTCTGAAACCAATCAGCCCTACAGATCAACAGGCAGAAAAAATGTTCTACTGTTCTTTATGCAAGCGTGGCTACACACGCATACGCAGCCTCAAAAAGCACAACTGTCCATGTAAAACTTCTCTGAAATCCCCGACCACTGTAGGCACCAGCGGTAATGTCAATCTTCAAAATTTGGAGGAGTGCAATAGAGCTTTCCTAAACTCGAAAACAAATCAAATGTCAACACAGCATATAGATATTGGCGTAGGCACGGAGTCAGTAAAGATTGAGGAACAGAACACAGAACTTCCTATCGGCAAAAAAGATCAGACTGGGCTGAAGATGCAGCTGAAGGACCAGTTAAATCCCCCCAAAACCCTTGAATCTGTCGTTGCCAGTGTTTCTAAAGCCAAACCAACTGAAACAACTAAAAACTCAGTTGAAGTACCAGCCAACATAGTGGATGTAAAACAAGAGGAAAGTGATAAATTGGTTGAAAAGCAGTGGACCATGCCTTTGGATGATGCTGAAATTGATGTACTAATAGATGTGGATCAAAAGGACTCAGATGAGGACGATTTGACAGATGTGGTAGGAGACGACTGCGATGAAGCTGAGGATGATGTCATTGTAGAGCCTCATGAGGACAAGGAAATGAAGTCAGCAGTACCTAGTAATGGCTTTCAGGTGCATGTGACTAACAAAGGCTTGAAGAGGTTTGTTTGCAACGGGTGCCAGAGAAGCTATTCCCGCCTGTTTACTCTAAAGGAGCACTTGAGGATTTGTGAGGCAAGAGAGTTAAAGCTGCCAAATGTTACATCATCCAATACAGCTGGGCCGATTAAAAGGTTTCCATGTCCTCAGTGTGGTAAGTTCTTTAGCCGCAAAGACAATATGAATATGCATCAAAGGAAGTGCCATCCTACAACAAACACTGATTCAGTAGTAAGTAACAGAACCGTGGAGCCTAAAACACCTGTAGCTCAGGAAAACTTATTCGTCCTGTCACCATCTACAGAAAACCAAGCAGTCCGTCAAGAAAGCACTCCGAATACTAGCAGTAACAGAAACTGGGGGATCATGTCACTTCCATCTGTGCTCCCAAGAAGAGTGACGTGCGAATGTGGAGCCTCGTTCACTTGTCCTCGACTTCTCTTCGAACACCTTCAACAGCATGCGCAGGAGTCCTACATTTGTCCACACTGTGGTGAGAACCTACAATCGTGGATGGATTTCGAGGCACATCAGCAGTTGCACCAATCTCAGAGCTCTCCAAGTGAGCAAAGAGCTGCCCAGCAGCAACCTCATTTATTTTCCCAAGCGCAACCATCCCGTGCTCTGACTCGGCCGCAACAGTCTCCAGGTTTTCCTGAGCATAACATAAAAGCCCAACTGCCTGGACTCTTGGCACCTCAACATTTGAACAATAGGCCAATTCCTGAGGCTCTGACTTGCAATAAATGCAAAAAGAACTTCAGTCTCCGCAGAAACTTGTTAAGACACATACGGTTGCGTTGTTCTGGCGATACTGCAGTTCAGAAAAATCACACCTGCTCTCGTTGTGGTACAACATTCCAAAGCCcattgatgcttaaaattcacaTTCAAAGCAATACATGTAAACCTGCATTTAAACCGATTCGGTGCCCGGTGTGTGTACGTTGGTTCAGTTGTCTAGATGGGCTCAAGAGACACCTGGTCTCACACAGCAGGCAGTCTGTCTTAACATGTCAGATTTGTGACCAGAACTGTCCAACCCCTCAGGCACTTGAGGAGCATAAAAGAAACGTTCATCGACTCAACAGCGGAATGAGGCCAGCGGAAGATGCAAAACAACAGCTGCATCAAGCTGGTGCACAAACCAGTCCATCTACTCCTACTCCTTTTCAATGTCACATTTGTCTTCGCTACTATCCAAAGCTTCAGTCCCTGAAGGATCACTTGAGGAAAGTTCATCGGCCAAAACAACCGAAACAAACAAATCGGAGTACCATAGAACCAGTACGTTCTGGACCGTTTCAATGTCAGATATGTGACCGCTCCTATCCTAACATTAAATCTCtgaaaaaccacagaagaagagtgCATCATATTGTGGGTGGTGTGTTTCTGCCATCAAAGGGAACGGAGCAAAACATCACTCCCAGTcagtttcagtgtcacatttgcCCATGCAGCTATCCAGATGAACAATCCCTCCGAAACCACAGAAGGAGGGTCCATCAAATAGTGGAAGGTCATGACCTGTCAAGGGGAATCACTCAACACATTCTATACAAGTGTCAGATTTGCCAGCGCAGCTATCCTGATGCAGTGTCCCTTAGAAATCATAGGAGGAGAGTTCATCGCATATTAGGGCCAGTGCCTGaaacaacaccaccaccaccaccaccaacaacaacaacaaataatgaCACAGAAGATGTTCTAGAGCAGAAACCAATACCTTTCCTGTGA
- the LOC132158420 gene encoding zinc finger protein 615-like, producing MHEGEAKKNETKSDVADTEEQSVKRGMGELISKGLALNSQSRSVAEPSPVATNVLPDSLPCNAVEKEREKSSCEVNVDKFPQQLNSDTQKFSEDRETDSDCISSTTDNEPKSLLLNEKLNKPHTDPQMSVTTDEISSSQSENNEVHCSTVQTSEETIFETSCSNKSDNQCKKYSDKKIHEDTADVSVLDTGNQGASPSDSLNEKDVTLDDAFEEANSEHNNQILSTEANAEARSVENTEHKRGYSSFSRGRPRKEKNVIKCEYCGRPFNHASAYIIHLRVHTGEKPFTCQDCGKAFAQLSNLRSHSKVHKSKSRKHRIQDRATPEKIVDEKEITMTDKLEGDCHSYQITPKRRRRGRGKGKSQTCPICGKVFCYKSVLKIHLRIHSGEKPYSCKVCGKSFTQACTARVHERVHWSIRPYFCSKCGKGFSQIGPLKVHTCEGKTNPHATLKEMELDGVISFRCHLCKSCFGTRDEYELHLQGHTDTQRYSCDRCKQTFSLLSELHTHNKHCISIRHAKTKPSYSSPHRLQPKNSLKRRTPPKICSASPVKSPSKDFSFPKKLKKCSSLLACPLQVMGTTVYDSKNKLYSLSQPIKSSYFVSQLNSTHHKADPRKYFCPQCGRLFQHVGRLRAHMLTHSRHQSFTCIDCNRVFKNWNKFWIHQRLHRQKRGRFFCPKCGQGFRFVGLYNKHLQKHPVLNAHTCPFCPHTFSNAQKLRNHQQEWHHSAMPFICDICGKGFSSAVILKRHGVVHCTNDPMETHYTNDHQSAVHPYECGTCSASFENLDLLFHHQLRHKAVDKGSIAMRGQLLMTKEHQSHHLQRQSYDYSLCGNQRQEKLLSFPRSNGGEMPHRLSHFGPSHIQLSKKSKSNTEAPSTTKTNFQSNEGHMVKKHTKDSFSAIEELNGSSRSPSILKNEDTTGDLICTECNACFSNLIELHGHYLEHARGEI from the coding sequence ATGCATGAAGGAGAGGCCAAGAAGAATGAAACCAAATCTGATGTGGCTGACACCGAGGAACAATCAGTGAAGAGAGGAATGGGGGAATTAATTTCAAAAGGTCTGGCTTTAAACTCCCAAAGCAGAAGTGTGGCAGAACCATCGCCTGTAGCCACTAATGTCCTTCCTGACTCCTTGCCCTGCAATGCtgtggaaaaagagagagaaaaaagctcCTGTGAAGTAAATGTAGATAAATTTCCACAGCAATTAAACTCTGATACACAGAAATTCTCGGAAGACCGTGAGACAGATTCTGATTGTATTTCCAGCACCACAGATAATGAACCAAAATCACTGCTGCTTAATGAAAAATTAAACAAACCACATACTGACCCTCAAATGTCTGTTACAACAGATGAAATCTCAAGTAGTCAGTCCGAAAATAATGAAGTCCATTGTTCAACTGTCCAGACATCCGAGGAAACCATCTTTGAGACGTCCTGCTCTAATAAAAGTGATAACCAATGCAAAAAATATTCTGACAAAAAAATACATGAGGACACTGCAGATGTGAGTGTTTTGGACACTGGAAATCAAGGTGCCTCACCTTCTGACTCTTTAAACGAAAAAGATGTAACATTGGATGATGCCTTCGAAGAGGCAAATTCAGAGCACAATAACCAGATACTTTCAACTGAAGCCAATGCTGAGGCAAGAAGTGTGGAGAACACAGAACATAAACGTGGATATTCTTCCTTTTCTCGCGGAAGGCCACGCAAAGAAAAAAACGTTATCAAATGTGAATATTGTGGGCGCCCTTTCAATCATGCCTCAGCGTATATTATTCATCTGCGTGTTCATACAGGTGAGAAGCCCTTCACCTGCCAGGATTGTGGCAAAGCCTTCGCTCAACTCTCCAACCTTCGATCCCACAGCAAAGTCCATAAATCCAAAAGTAGGAAACACAGAATACAAGATAGAGCCACACCTGAGAAAATTGTGGATGAGAAAGAAATAACCATGACCGATAAACTGGAAGGTGACTGTCATAGTTATCAAATCACCCCTAAAAGGAGAAGGCGAGGAAGAGGGAAAGGGAAATCCCAAACATGTCCGATCTGTGGCAAAGTCTTTTGCTACAAGTCTGTCCTCAAAATCCATCTTCGTATTCACAGTGGAGAAAAACCATACTCTTGTAAGGTATGCGGCAAATCGTTTACTCAAGCGTGCACGGCACGTGTCCATGAGAGAGTACACTGGTCTATAAGACCTTACTTCTGTTCAAAATGTGGAAAGGGATTTTCTCAGATAGGGCCATTAAAAGTACACACTTGTGAGGGTAAAACAAACCCTCATGCCACCTTGAAAGAAATGGAATTGGATGGTGTTATCAGCTTCAGGTGTCATCTTTGCAAAAGTTGCTTTGGCACAAGAGATGAGTATGAATTACATTTGCAAGGACACACTGATACCCAGCGTTACAGCTGTGACCGCTGCAAGCAGACGTTTAGTCTTCTTTCAGAGCTACATACGCACAACAAGCATTGCATTTCCATCCGGCACGCAAAAACAAAGCCTTCTTACAGTTCACCTCACAGATTACAACCCAAAAACTCCTTGAAAAGAAGAACTCCTCCGAAAATTTGCAGTGCAAGTCCAGTTAAATCTCCTTCAAAAGATTTTTCCTTTCCGAAGAAGCTCAAAAAATGCTCCTCTTTACTTGCTTGCCCTCTTCAGGTCATGGGGACCACTGTTTATGACTCTAAGAATAAGCTCTATTCACTCAGTCAGCCCATCAAATCCAGCTATTTTGTATCTCAACTGAACAGTACGCACCACAAAGCAGATCCGAGAAAGTACTTCTGCCCACAATGTGGACGACTATTCCAGCATGTAGGAAGACTGAGAGCCCATATGCTCACTCATTCACGGCATCAAAGCTTCACATGTATTGATTGCAACAGGGTGTTTAAAAACTGGAACAAATTTTGGATTCATCAGAGGCTGCATAGACAAAAAAGAGGGCGCTTTTTTTGCCCCAAGTGTGGACAGGGGTTTCGATTTGTGGGACTGTACAATAAACATCTGCAGAAGCATCCAGTACTTAATGCTCATACTTGTCCCTTCTGTCCTCACACATTCTCAAATGCACAAAAGTTGAGGAACCACCAGCAAGAGTGGCACCACTCAGCTATGCCCTTTatttgtgatatttgtggaaaaggTTTCTCAAGCGCGGTTATTCTTAAGCGACATGGAGTTGTTCATTGCACAAATGATCCAATGGAGACGCATTACACCAATGACCATCAGTCCGCTGTGCATCCTTATGAATGCGGTACATGCAGCGCCAGTTTTGAGAACTTGGACTTGCTTTTCCACCATCAGCTCCGCCACAAGGCTGTAGATAAAGGATCAATAGCAATGAGAGGCCAGCTACTTATGACAAAGGAACACCAATCTCACCATCTCCAGCGTCAAAGCTATGATTACAGCCTTTGTGGTAATCAGAGGCAAGAGAAGCTACTCTCATTCCCCCGTTCAAATGGAGGAGAAATGCCTCATCGGTTATCACACTTTGGTCCCTCTCACATACAACTATCAAAAAAGTCCAAATCAAACACTGAAGCTCCAAGCACCACCAAAACTAATTTTCAGAGTAATGAGGGGCACATGGTTAAAAAACACACTAAGGACAGTTTTTCAGCAATTGAAGAATTAAATGGTTCAAGCCGGTCACCGTCCATATTGAAAAATGAGGACACAACTGGTGACTTAATTTGCACTGAATGTAATgcttgtttttccaaccttatagAACTGCATGGACATTACTTGGAACATGCCCGAggagaaatataa